A region of the Geomonas subterranea genome:
CCAGATGGGGGGGCCACCTTCCGACCTGAACAAGTTCCCCCTGCGCGGCTACCCGGTCCGCTCCATGGCCGGGAAATACGTCGCCACCGGAACCCTGGAGTACCGGTCTCCCATCATGTACCCGCTGCACGGTATCGGCACCGTCCCCGCCTTCGCCGAGAAACTCCACGGCGCGCTCTTCGTCGATGCCGGCCAGGTGTGGGATGACCACAGGTCCTTCCATGGCGACGAGACCCGCGTCGGCGCCGGCGTGGAGCTGCGCGCCGACGTGACCCTGGGGTACTGGGTCAAGGTCACCCCGGCTCTCGGATTCGCCCACGGCTTCAACAAAGGGGGGGAAGATCAGATATACTTCACGCTGTACCTCGGCCTCTAGCGGCGCTTCCGCCCGTCGAGCCCGGGGAAGACAAGGCCAATACGAAAGGAGAGGCTCATGAGGATCATAGTGATAGGAGCGACAGGGACCATTGGCAAGGCCGTGGCGAAACAGCTGGCAACCGAGCACGAGGTGATCAAGGTCGCCTCCAAAAGCGGCGATCACCGGGTCGACATGTCCAGCAAGGACTCCATAGAGAACATGTTCCGCGAGGTCGGGCCGTTCGACGCACTGGCCTGCGCCGCAGGGGTGGCCCGCTTCGCTCCCCTGGCGGAACTCTCCGACGAGGACTTCCAGACCGGCCTCTTCGGAAAACTTATGGGACAGGTGAACCTGGTCCGGGTGGGAATGAACTACATCAACGACAACGGCTCCTTCACCCTCACGAGCGGCGTCTTGAGCCATCAGCCCATGCCGGGGAGCGCCTCGATCAGCATGGTCAACGCCGGGCTGGAAGGGTTCGTGCGGGCCGCGGCGCTTGAGTTGCCGCGCGGCATCAGGATCAACGTGGTGAGTCCCCCGTGGGTGAAGGAAACCCTGGAAGCGTTGGGGATGGACAGCTCTGGTGGTATGCCCGCCCAGCAGGTAGCCCAGGCGTATTGGGCCAGCATACACGGCACGCGCAGCGGCGTCGTCATCAACGCCAAAGATTTCGCATAACCTCTCCGGCCTGTGCCGGAGTCCCGCGCATAACGGCCGCTCCCCCACGGGACGCGGCCGTTTTCATTTACGCAAGGAACCCGCAGTTACGCCAGCGCCCCGCGAGCCACCGGAGAGGGACCGGCGGTCCGGGGCGTGCAGGACCTTCTGTCAGGATGCGGACTTCTCCACCGGTTTTGGTTTGTTCTTTTCGTGCAGGTACCTGTGCAATTCCTCCAGGGTCGCCGCTTTCCCCAGTTGAGCGAGCATCTCCTGCTGGTCTATGGTGTTAAGCTTCTTCACCAAGGCAGCCTCGATATGCCCCCCCACGTGCACCGTGTTGTCCACAGCCTGGGGAGGCTTCTCCCCCCGGTCCCCCACTATGTAGAAGAACTTCAGATAGGGGTTGAAGCGGATCGCTTCGGGAAGCACCACGCGCAGCATCTCGAGCGGGACGTTCTTCCCGATCCACACCCCGCAATTGCTCTGCTGGTCGGTCACCCACATGTTCTTCGGGGGGATCACCGTGCTGTACCCTTTCCCCTGCAGCACGGAGACGAAATCCCTGCTGTTGCCGACATCGGCGACCTCCACCGTGTAGCCGGTGTCGGCGGCTGCCCGGGACAGGGACGAAGCGGCGCAGATCAAGGCGACCGCCATGACAAGACAGAGACGAGCAGCAAATCGGGACATCATTTCCTCCCTTTACCGGGTAATCGGACAACTGACGCGTCCCCCCTGCAGTCAGGGCAGAAGGCGAGTTCGCTACGGCTTTCACCGCGCGCTGCAAGAAGTGGCGGGCGCCCCTTGGGAGCGCCCACCTTCGTTGAATCATTCCAGGAACCTGGATTACCTCGGCATGGTGAGCCCCTTCTCCGGACGGGAGAAGGAGTGGCACCAGGAGCAGTCGTTGCCGCGGGTGTCCACGTGGCGGCCATGGAAGGATACATAGTCGCCGGAGTAGGTCTTGACCACGTGGCACTGACCGCAGACGACAGATTGGGCTGCCTTCAGGGCGTAACCCATGTTGGTGGTCAGCTTGAGCTGGGTGGCGCTGGCGTTGGGGTGGCAGGCCGCGCAGGCAAGCACGTTGCCGGTTGCCGGCGGGACCTGGTGGTTCAGCGCCTGCAGTTCGTCGGTGATCACGGTGGTGTACGCGGTGGTGCTCGGGATGCCCATGTAGGTCATGCCGTCCTTGACCGCCTGATCGTAGTTACCGGTCGCGAAGAAGGTCGAGGTGGAGATGGTCACCACTTTGCCGTTCACCAGCGCCTGGTTGGCGGTCTTGTACTTGAAGGGGTAGAGCTTGGTCCCGGCAGGATCGGTGATGGCGCCGACCGGGCGGGAGATCTTGTACGCGTTGGTGGCCGGGTCGAGGACGGCCGCGTTGAAGGCGTTGTTGCCCCAGCTGGTGCCGTTCCAGAAGGCGTATTTGGGGATCAGGTCGTTGGCCTTGGTCGGCATCGGCTCGTAGCGGGAAAGCGTTGCGTTCCACTCAGCCACCTGCCAGTTGCGGTTGGTCTCGGTGGCTTCGGTGTTGGCGGTGTCGTTAGCGTTCTTGCCGTACTTATTGATGTGGCAAGCCTGGCATGCGACGCGGGAGATGTGGTCATTGACGGCCGCAGTGACGTGGCCGGTCACGCCGGTCTTGGTCGGGTGGCAGGCGGTGGTGGAGCAGGTCACCTCGGCGGTGCTGTCCTCGGGGCGCAGGTCGGAGCCGCGGCCGGCGACGCGATGGCCCACGAAGCTGTGGCACCCCTGGCACTGGATGTTGCCGCCGCTCCCCATGGCCATGTGCGTGTCGTACAGGACGTCGGAGGTGGTGCCGGAAGCGAGAGCGATGTCGCCCCGTTTGACGGCGTCGCCGCCGCCCGCCTTGGCATGACAGCCCAGGCAGTTCTTGCGGGTCGGTTTCTGTCCCGCCTTCTGGACCACGAGGTTCATGTCGAGACCGGCGGCCGGCTCGAACAGGCCGGTGGTGGCGTTACGCACGCGGTTGTAGGGAGCGTTGGTGGCATCGGCATGGCACATGAGGCAGTCGATGGAAGCGAGTTGTGCGGAAGTCGGGTTGCTGGTGGCTACCGGTTTGGCACCGGTGCCGGCGTGGCAGGCGCCACAGGGGCCCCAGTTGCCCTGGATGTTGATGCAGTATGCGTTCAGCGCGGACGAACCGTCGGTAGCGTCCATTTTACCCTGGGTCGCAGGCCCGGTGGTCATCTCGGCAGCGGAGCCTCTCCACTGGTAGTGCACGCCCTGGTACATGGCCTGCGCCTGGCTGGTGTGGCAGGAGGAGCACATGGCGTAGCCGGTCCAGGTCAGGGTGGCATGGGTGGAGGTGCCGCCACCGGAGATGGTGTAGGTCTGGGACTTCACGGTCTCCAGGTTGCCGGCGGTGTCCTTCGAGAAATACTTCAACGTCTTGGTGGTGCTGAAGGTGAGGGGGGCGCTGTACACGGTCGAACTGGTGGTCGGGGTGGAGCCGTCCGTCGTGTAGTAGGTGGTTGCCGGTTCGTTGACCGAAAGGGTCACGGTGACCGCGCTGGTGAAGGTCCCCCCCAGGGGTGAAGCGGTGGTCGTCGGAGCGGTTCTGTCCGCGACCGGTTTGCCCGCCATCGCTACCGGCACGCCAAGTGCCAGGAGCATGGCGAGGCAGGTGAGTGCTACCAACAGTTTTTTCATCTTTCCTACCTCCTTTGAGTGATGCTGAGGGAAATATCCCACCCATTGGGGTAAACCACTCAGCTTGAAAACGGTCCGCAGCCTCAGGGGTTCATGGAACTGGCAGGAACACCTTTCTATTTCGGCTGTGATCTCCAGTGGTTAACCGTTACCATCCCGCCCCGCCGGGCTGAACTCCGACCGGACTGGTGGGCAGTTACCCCCAATATGAGCATCATCCGTTCCACTCAAAAATCTCAGTTTCTGCATGTAAAATAAAAAATCCACCCCCGGTCATGAGGATGGATTCAGTAGAAATCATTCAAAGCCACATCGTTAGGTATATTATTAACGACGGCCAGACGCACCTATTCACGCATAAACAATGCGAAAATAAAATAAGAATAAATTATTTTAATGGCAGCAACACTTATAACATGTGGGGCATTTAACGCTCCAGCACCTCCCTCACCTTGCGCAAAAGCTCCATCGGCTGCACAGGCTTCATGATCAGTTCTACCCCTTCCTGCATCCCCCGGCTCTGGATGAAGTCCGCGGTATATCCGGAGGTGAAGAGCACCTTCGCACCGGGCTGGATCTTCTTGATCTCCGCATACGCCTCTATCCCGTTCTTACGGGGCATGATGATGTCCATCAGCACCAGCTCTATCCCCTCCTGCTGGGTTTGGAACCGCTGCACGACCTCCTCGCCGTCTTCCGCCAGGATAACCTGGTAGCCGTGCCTGGACAGCACCATGTCCACCAGGCTGCGCACGCTGGGGTCATCTTCGGCGACCAGTATGGTCTCCGTGCCGTGCCGGGGCAGAGGCTGCGACGCGAGGGCCGGTTCCAGCGCGTCAGCTCCCTCGATCAGCGGAAGTTCTATGGTGAACACCGTCCCCTCGCCCGGCTTGCTGCTGACCCTTATGTTCCCCTTGTGCTGCTGTACGATGCCGTACACGATCGCCATGCCGAGCCCGGTTCCCTTCCCCACCTCTTTGGTGGTGAAGAACGGCTCGAAGATCCTGCGGCTGGTATCCTCGTCCATCCCCTCCCCGGTGTCGGCGACGATGATGACCGCGCGGGGGCCGGCGGCTTCGCCATGTCCGTGACCGGTTCCATCGCGCAGACCGGTGGCGATGGTGATGGCGCCCCCTCCAGGCATGGCGTCGCGCGCGTTGGCCGCGAGGTTTATGAGGACCTGCTCGATCTGGGCGAGATCGACCTGCACCGGCAGCGGCTCCGGGAGGATCTCGGTCTTGAGCTGTATGTCCTCGCCGATGACGCGCCCCAAGAACTGCTGGACGCGGCGCACGATGTCGCCAAGGTCGCAGCGCTGCTGGCTCATGGCCTGCTTGCGGCTGAAGGCGAGCAGTCCCCGGGTCAACTGCGCGGCGCGTTCGGCGGCGGCCGCTATCTGGTCGGCCAACCCGTACTGCGCGCTCTCGGAGGTGAGATCCATTTTGAGGATGTTGGCGTAGCCGGCGATAACGGTGAGGACGTTGTTGAAATCATGGGCGACCCCACCCGCCAGCTGCCCGATCGCCTCCATCTTCTGGGCCTGGCGCAGCTGCTCCTCCATCAGTTGCCGTTCGGTGATGTCCGTTATGGCTCCCGACATCCGCACCGGCTTCCCGGCGCCATCCCACTCCGCCTGTCCGCGGCAGCGCACGCGGAGGTACTCCCCTCCCCGGGTCCTGAGCCTCAGTTCCAGGTCGAAGGGGGTCTGGCCGAGAAAGTGCGCGTTGAGGGAGTCCTGCACGTGGAGAAGGTCGTCGGGGTGCACCCTGGAAAAGAAGCTGTCCGGGCGGTTTGCCAGTTCGTCGTCGGCGAAACCCAGGAGCTCCTTCCAGCGGGGTGAGTAGTAATAGTCGTCGCTCACCAGGTCCCAGTCCCACAAACCGTCGCTCGTGCCGCGCACGGCGCGCGAATAGCGGGCCTCGTTCTCCACCAGCCGCTCCAGGTTCTCCTGCAGTTCCAGGTTCGCCTGGGAGAGCTGCGAGGTGCGTCGCTGCACCAGCGCCTCGAGGGAATCGCGTTCCTGGCGCAGGGCGTCCTCGGAGCGCTTGATCCGGACCATCGCCCTGATCTGGGCCACCAGTTCCGCCTCGTCGAAGGGCTTGGAGAGGAAGGCGTCGGCCCCGCACTCGAGCCCCATGACGCGGCAGGCGGAGTCGCTTCTGTGGGCGGTGACCAGGATGACCGGGATGTGCTGGGTCGCGGGGGACGCCTTCAGGCGCCGCGTCGCCTCGAAACCGTCCATTCCCGGCATCTGGATGTCGAGCAGGATGGAGTCGGGAGCCTCCATCCCGGCCCGGCGTATGCCGTCCTGCGCGGACTGCGAGGTGATCAGCTGAGCCTCGGGCAAAAAGGTCTTCAGCAGCGCGCTCAGGGTGAGAAGGTTATCCTGGTTGTCGTCGATGGCGAGAAGCTTCATGCTCACTGGGTCCTTTCAGGATGTCTGCGACAGCGCGTTCTAGGCCGGGGTGGTGCCCTGCGGAGCCACGAAGCCCGCCACCAGCTCCTGGAGTTCCTCGGGCTGGTAAGGTTTTGAGAGGTAGGCAGCGCACCCGGCCGCCAGCACCTTCTCACGGTCGCCAGCCATGGCGCTCGCCGTCAGCGCCACCACCGGGATCGCGGCCGTGGCCGGGTCCTCCTTGAGCCTTTGCAGGACCGCGAACCCGTCCAGCACCGGCAGGTGCATGTCCAGAAGGATCAGAGACGGCGCGGAACTTCTGGCGGCGTCGAGCCCAGCCGCTCCGTCGCACGCCTCGATGACCCGGTAGCGCCCGCCGAGGGCGGCCTTCAGCGTGACCAGGTTGTCCGGGTTGTCCTCCACCACCAGCAGGGAACCGTCCCCCTCCCACGCGGCCGGCGGCGTCAGGGTGGCGGGGGCTGCGCTCGCGCTTGGTGGGCGGAACAGGCTCACGCTCCCCAGCATCTCGTAGACCCGCTGCAAGAGGTCCTGGAGCTCCACGTCCCCCTTCTGCACCAGCTGGTGAACCTTCAAATCCCTGAGCCGGTCGAACTCACCCGGCGAGAGCGTCTTGGCCGTCATCACCATCACCGGCACGCCGGCGGTGAGGCTGCTGGCACGGACCGCCTCCAGCACCTGGAAACCGTCCACCTCCGGCATCATCAGGTCGAGCACGATACCGTCGGGGACGTGGGACTTCAGATAGGTGAGCGCGTATCTGCCGCCGGAAACCGCGTCGACGCGATATCCGGCCGATTCGAGGGCAAAGCGAAGCTGCACCGTGGCCGCCTCGCTGTCCTCGACGATCAGGATTCTCGCCCCCTGGCTCTCCTCGCGCCCGGGGAGCCGCCACCCCAGCCGCTCCAGGCTCCCCACCAGTTCATCGAGGACCTTCCGGCGCTCCATGCCGTTTTTGGAGATAATGGCGCTCACCCCGCTGGAGAGCCGCTGCAACTCGGCGTGGGTGAGTTCCTTCGAGGTGATCACCACCACCGGGATGTCCGCCGTGAGGGAGTTCGACCTAAGCCGGTCGAGCACGGCGGCGCCGTCCATCCCCGGCATGAGGAGATCCAGCGTGATCAGGTCGGGGTGATCCGAAACGGCAAGCTCGAGCGCCTCCGGGCCGCTTTCCGCCAGGAGCACGTCGAGCCCCTTCTCCTTGAACAGGGAGGCCAGGAAGCAGCGATCGTACTCGTTGTCGTCGACGACCAGCACCAGCCGGCATCCCGCACCGGTCAACCGCGCGAACGCCTCCATGAGCTGATGCTGGCCGACCGGCTTGCTGATCACCCCGACCGCCCCGAGCGCGATGCCGGTGGCGCGGTCCTCGGAGAGGGAGATGATCATAACCGGTATATCGGCGGTTTCGGGATGTTCCTTGAGCTCCCTCATGACCTCCCACCCGTCCATCTCGGGCATCATGATGTCCAGGGTGATGGCGAAGGGGCGGTTGGCGCGGGCGAGCCGCAGCGCGTCCGGGCCGTTGAGTGCGCTCAGTGTGCCATAGCCGGCCTGGCTCAGGTGGGTTGTGATAAGGGAGACGGCCTCCGGGTCATCATCGACAACGAGCACCGATCTTCCCGGAACCTGCACCGCCGCTGCTCCCGGTCCCGGTCCCGGCGCCGCTCCCGGCGCAAATCCGGCTCCCCGTGGCGCCCGCTCCCCCAGCGCCTGCGCCACGGGGAGAACTTGCTCCCTCGCGCCAGCGGCCTTGCCGCAGTCCAGGGGGAGGCGCAGGGTGAATACCGAGCCCCGGCCCAGCTCGCTGCTGACCGCCACATCACCTCCAAGGAGGAGGGCGCTCTTCTTGACTATGGCGAGCCCCAGCCCCGTCCCCTCGTAGGAGCGGGAGGTGGAGCCGTCGGCCTGGCGGAACTCGTGGAAGATACTCTCCAGGTACTGCGGCGCGATGCCGATCCCCGTGTCCGCCACCTCGAAGACCAGTTCCTGCGCCTGCACTTCCAGCCGCACGGTAACCGCCCCCTGCGCCGTGAATTTGACCGCGTTCCCCACCAGGTTCTGCAGCATCTGGCGCAGCTTCTTCACGTCGATCAGCATGCGAGGAACCGTCGCCGGTGCCGAGAACGACAGAGCAATCCCCTTCTCCCGGGCCAGCACCTCGAGGCCGTCCACGACCTCTGCTGCAACCTTCGCCGGGTCCACCGACTCCATGAAGAGGTCCTGGCGCCCCGACTCGATCTTGGCCAGGTCCAGGATGTCGTTGATCAGGGAAAGGAGATGCTTGCCGTTTCTCTCGATGATGCCCAGGTACCCCCGCTCCTCCTCGGTCAGCCGGTCGCCCCCCTGTATCGCCAGTACGCGGGAGAGGGCCAGAACGGAATTGAGGGGGGTGCGCAGCTCGTGGCTCATGTTGGAGAGAAACTCGCTCTTCAGGCGGGTCGCCTCCTCGAGGAGCTGCTTTTGCTGGTCCAGGACGCGGTTGCGGCGGGCCAGTTCGTCGGACTGGTGGGCAAGCTCGGTGGACTGCTGCACCAGTTCCTCGGACTGCTGCACCAGCTCGGCGTTCTTGACCGCGAGCTCGGACGCGAGCCGGCGCACATCCTCGGCCGCCAGCACCCTGGAGTATGCGGACCCCAGCTGCACCCGGACCATCTCCAGCGTGTCGTGCACCCAAAGCGGAAAAGGGTGCTCCGATGCCAGCGACACGAAGGCGCGCAGCTCACCGTCCGCCTCGACCGGTACGGTAACCACCTCGGCGGGAGCTATCTCGCCAAACGGGGTGACAAAGCGCAGCCCCTCCCCCGCCATGCCGGGGGCGAAGCGGGAGATGCCGCGCGAGGTAAGGAGAATCCCCAATTCCCCCTCGAGCCGGGAACGGCTGTAGCGCTGCATGCGGCCGGAGTCGGCGCCGATGGCGTGGGCGGGGACGAAGTGATCCTCGCCGTCCTCAACGAAGGCCGTGGCCATCCTGGCTCCGGTCACTTCCACGAAGGCCGGGAGCAGCTTTTTGAAAAAGTCGTCCAGGCTCACCGCGTCGACCAGTCGCTCGGAGAGCCGCGCCACACCCTGCTTCGCCGCCATCTTAAGCTGCAGGGTGTCCGCCATGGCGTTGAAGGAGCCGGCCAGTGATATCTGCTCCAGGGTCCCTTCCGGTGCGAGCCGCGCCTCGTAGTGACCGGCACCGAGCTCGGTGGCGGCTTCGGAGAGCTTCACCAGGGGCGCGCTGATGCCACGCGCAAGCCTCAAGGCGAAGACCCAGGCGAGCAGCGAGATGAGGGCGGCCATGCCGTAGGTGAGGTAGAGCGCCTGCCTGATCGGGGCGAACACCTCCGCCGAATCCTGCTTGCATACCAGTCCCCACCCGGTTCGCGGGATGTGGGAGTAGGCGGAAAGAACGCTGGCGCCGCGGTAGTCGACGGTCTGGGCTATTCCGCTTTGACCGCCAGCCGCGAGCAGCGCGGGTTTACCCGTGAGCTTCACCTTGAGCACCGCGTTGGGGAGGCCGCGCAACTCGAGAAGGGGGCGCACGTTCCGGTCCACCAGCACCACCTCTCCGGTTTTGCCCATCCCGGTGCTGTTCTCCAGCATGACGGAGAGGAGTTTGCGCAGGTTGTACCGCACCACCACCGCGGCCCTGCCTGCACCTCCGCTTCCCCCCTTCACCGGCGCGGCCAGGTCCAGGCTGGCGTTCCCCTCGGCGCCAAAGAGGTATGCCTCACCGATGACCGGCGCGGCGTCGTTCAGGGCGGTGACCACCATCTCGGGCCTCGCGATCCGGTTCCCTCTCCTCCCCTGGTCGGTGCTGAGCAGGATGGTGCCGTTTTCCGCGACGATGGAAACATCGGCTGCCGATTCGAACTCGTCGCGGTAGCCGCGCAGCAGCTGCAGACCATCCGTGGCGGACGCGCCGGACCATTCAGCCGGGGTGGCCGCCAGCGACCGCGCCGCGAGCTGCACCGACTTCCCCGACCCGAGCGTGGAGACGTCGCTCATCAGGTTGTCCAGCGTGGCGTTGATCTGGTCCTGGCGCAGCG
Encoded here:
- a CDS encoding short chain dehydrogenase, with translation MRIIVIGATGTIGKAVAKQLATEHEVIKVASKSGDHRVDMSSKDSIENMFREVGPFDALACAAGVARFAPLAELSDEDFQTGLFGKLMGQVNLVRVGMNYINDNGSFTLTSGVLSHQPMPGSASISMVNAGLEGFVRAAALELPRGIRINVVSPPWVKETLEALGMDSSGGMPAQQVAQAYWASIHGTRSGVVINAKDFA
- a CDS encoding chitobiase/beta-hexosaminidase C-terminal domain-containing protein gives rise to the protein MKKLLVALTCLAMLLALGVPVAMAGKPVADRTAPTTTASPLGGTFTSAVTVTLSVNEPATTYYTTDGSTPTTSSTVYSAPLTFSTTKTLKYFSKDTAGNLETVKSQTYTISGGGTSTHATLTWTGYAMCSSCHTSQAQAMYQGVHYQWRGSAAEMTTGPATQGKMDATDGSSALNAYCINIQGNWGPCGACHAGTGAKPVATSNPTSAQLASIDCLMCHADATNAPYNRVRNATTGLFEPAAGLDMNLVVQKAGQKPTRKNCLGCHAKAGGGDAVKRGDIALASGTTSDVLYDTHMAMGSGGNIQCQGCHSFVGHRVAGRGSDLRPEDSTAEVTCSTTACHPTKTGVTGHVTAAVNDHISRVACQACHINKYGKNANDTANTEATETNRNWQVAEWNATLSRYEPMPTKANDLIPKYAFWNGTSWGNNAFNAAVLDPATNAYKISRPVGAITDPAGTKLYPFKYKTANQALVNGKVVTISTSTFFATGNYDQAVKDGMTYMGIPSTTAYTTVITDELQALNHQVPPATGNVLACAACHPNASATQLKLTTNMGYALKAAQSVVCGQCHVVKTYSGDYVSFHGRHVDTRGNDCSWCHSFSRPEKGLTMPR
- a CDS encoding response regulator; amino-acid sequence: MKLLAIDDNQDNLLTLSALLKTFLPEAQLITSQSAQDGIRRAGMEAPDSILLDIQMPGMDGFEATRRLKASPATQHIPVILVTAHRSDSACRVMGLECGADAFLSKPFDEAELVAQIRAMVRIKRSEDALRQERDSLEALVQRRTSQLSQANLELQENLERLVENEARYSRAVRGTSDGLWDWDLVSDDYYYSPRWKELLGFADDELANRPDSFFSRVHPDDLLHVQDSLNAHFLGQTPFDLELRLRTRGGEYLRVRCRGQAEWDGAGKPVRMSGAITDITERQLMEEQLRQAQKMEAIGQLAGGVAHDFNNVLTVIAGYANILKMDLTSESAQYGLADQIAAAAERAAQLTRGLLAFSRKQAMSQQRCDLGDIVRRVQQFLGRVIGEDIQLKTEILPEPLPVQVDLAQIEQVLINLAANARDAMPGGGAITIATGLRDGTGHGHGEAAGPRAVIIVADTGEGMDEDTSRRIFEPFFTTKEVGKGTGLGMAIVYGIVQQHKGNIRVSSKPGEGTVFTIELPLIEGADALEPALASQPLPRHGTETILVAEDDPSVRSLVDMVLSRHGYQVILAEDGEEVVQRFQTQQEGIELVLMDIIMPRKNGIEAYAEIKKIQPGAKVLFTSGYTADFIQSRGMQEGVELIMKPVQPMELLRKVREVLER
- a CDS encoding response regulator; translation: MKLKLLPTLKGRLAFWFTTICLVPLAVLTTAIYFQRVQLARSLMLDKLSAVTALRQDQINATLDNLMSDVSTLGSGKSVQLAARSLAATPAEWSGASATDGLQLLRGYRDEFESAADVSIVAENGTILLSTDQGRRGNRIARPEMVVTALNDAAPVIGEAYLFGAEGNASLDLAAPVKGGSGGAGRAAVVVRYNLRKLLSVMLENSTGMGKTGEVVLVDRNVRPLLELRGLPNAVLKVKLTGKPALLAAGGQSGIAQTVDYRGASVLSAYSHIPRTGWGLVCKQDSAEVFAPIRQALYLTYGMAALISLLAWVFALRLARGISAPLVKLSEAATELGAGHYEARLAPEGTLEQISLAGSFNAMADTLQLKMAAKQGVARLSERLVDAVSLDDFFKKLLPAFVEVTGARMATAFVEDGEDHFVPAHAIGADSGRMQRYSRSRLEGELGILLTSRGISRFAPGMAGEGLRFVTPFGEIAPAEVVTVPVEADGELRAFVSLASEHPFPLWVHDTLEMVRVQLGSAYSRVLAAEDVRRLASELAVKNAELVQQSEELVQQSTELAHQSDELARRNRVLDQQKQLLEEATRLKSEFLSNMSHELRTPLNSVLALSRVLAIQGGDRLTEEERGYLGIIERNGKHLLSLINDILDLAKIESGRQDLFMESVDPAKVAAEVVDGLEVLAREKGIALSFSAPATVPRMLIDVKKLRQMLQNLVGNAVKFTAQGAVTVRLEVQAQELVFEVADTGIGIAPQYLESIFHEFRQADGSTSRSYEGTGLGLAIVKKSALLLGGDVAVSSELGRGSVFTLRLPLDCGKAAGAREQVLPVAQALGERAPRGAGFAPGAAPGPGPGAAAVQVPGRSVLVVDDDPEAVSLITTHLSQAGYGTLSALNGPDALRLARANRPFAITLDIMMPEMDGWEVMRELKEHPETADIPVMIISLSEDRATGIALGAVGVISKPVGQHQLMEAFARLTGAGCRLVLVVDDNEYDRCFLASLFKEKGLDVLLAESGPEALELAVSDHPDLITLDLLMPGMDGAAVLDRLRSNSLTADIPVVVITSKELTHAELQRLSSGVSAIISKNGMERRKVLDELVGSLERLGWRLPGREESQGARILIVEDSEAATVQLRFALESAGYRVDAVSGGRYALTYLKSHVPDGIVLDLMMPEVDGFQVLEAVRASSLTAGVPVMVMTAKTLSPGEFDRLRDLKVHQLVQKGDVELQDLLQRVYEMLGSVSLFRPPSASAAPATLTPPAAWEGDGSLLVVEDNPDNLVTLKAALGGRYRVIEACDGAAGLDAARSSAPSLILLDMHLPVLDGFAVLQRLKEDPATAAIPVVALTASAMAGDREKVLAAGCAAYLSKPYQPEELQELVAGFVAPQGTTPA